GGTGAGCACCGTTCTGACGGTGGAGAATCTGCATAGCTTTCCATATATAGCGAAGGAGGCAGAGATCGCAGGAGCAAGCTCGATCGTTATATCTAATCTCATTCCCGTTAGGAGGGAGCACGTAAAATTTGCTCTTTATGAGAATGATGATCCTCCAGAAGAGATAAGTAGGCTGATTTCTAATTCTATAACCGCACGACTTCATGCTGATGTTCCCAATTTTTCCCTCAAGACGGAGAGACACTGCCCCTTTGTTTTAAGTGATGCTCTTGCTATTCGCTGGGATGGGGAAGTTTCTCCCTGCTATCGGTTCTTGTATACCTCGGAGGAACACTATTTTAATAGAAGCAAGCTTGTTAAAGCTTTCTCCTTTGGAAATGTGCTTAGGGAATCTCTTTCTGGTATATGGATGAAGAGAGAGTACATCTGGTTTCGCTTCAAGGTCTCCTGGGGGCTTTTCCCATCATGCACGGATTGTAAGTTTAGGGAATCCTGCCACTTCCTCGAGGAAGTTGAGAACGACTGTTGGGGGAATCTTCCCTCATGTGCGGATTGCCTCTGGTGGAGAGGCATAGCCGTTTGCCCCTAAAACCCCGCGCTTTTGGCTTTCACGCACTAAGATTTGTTCTTAATTTTGCGAATAGGGGACATACGAATTACTTTCGTCTTACCTTAGAATTTTCAAAAAGATTCGGCTTTAGGGGGTGAGGAGTTTGAGTCTCTCCACTGGTTCTGCAGGCGGGGAAATGAGGGGAGAACGTCCTCGCAGGCATCCTTCTGCTCTCAGTATTCCAATGCTTTCTCTTAACGTTCTTGTGTCTTTCTTGGGAGCCATAATCGGGCTTGAGCTTATAACCAGATTGGGAATTACCACCAATACCTCCATCATTGGAGCTTTGATAGCCATTCTTAGAGCGAGGATACCTTTAAATCTCCTGAGGAATTTCAGGGATATTCACGCTCAAAATCTCGTGCAGACCTCTATATCTGGAGCTACTTTTTCTGCAGCAAATGGCTTACTGCTTCCAATAGGTATTCCGTATCTCTTGGGTAAACCGGAACTCGTGTTTCCGATGCTTGTTGGTGCCTTTATCGCGGTTGTGACTGATGCTACGATACTTTATTGGATCTTTGATAGCAAGGCTTTTCCTGCTTCTGGCACTTGGCCTCCGGGAATTGCAACCGCTGAGGCGATAATGGCAGCAGCGAGAGGAGGAAAACGCGCATTACTGTTGATTTACGGAGCTATAGGGGGGAGCAATAGGTAGACATTTTGGGATTCCAACTGATGTCTTTAAGCGAGCGGTTATCTCGTTAAGGGACTCCTCTACGATAGGGGTCATAAAGACGTTATCGTTGAAACCGTGGAAGGGGATAAGGGAAGAACGGACTTCGTAAGGATAATATTCCCAGGTGCTAACGGAAAAAGTATAGGGGGTGAAGCTCCGACCCTGGGCTTGATAGGACGTCTTGGTGGGTTAGGTGCTCGCCCTGAGAGAGTTGGATTCGTTTCTGATGGAGATGGAGCTCTAACGGTTCTTAGCGTTGCTTTGAAGCTTGCTGACATGAGGCTTAAGGGCGATTATCCTAAGGGGGATGTAATAATAACGACTCATGTATGCCCATTTGCTCCCACGAAACCTCACGATCCCGTTCCCTTTATGGATTCCCCGGTTGATATTCTTACGATGAATGCTTATGAGGTCGACGCTGAAATGGATGCGATACTTTCAATAGATACGACTAAGGGAAACAGAGTCATAAATCACAAGGGTTTTGCTATTTCTCCCACGGTTAAGGAGGGATACATACTCAGAGTTAGTGAGGATCTTCTTG
This is a stretch of genomic DNA from Synergistota bacterium. It encodes these proteins:
- a CDS encoding SPASM domain-containing protein, whose amino-acid sequence is DDLIDVLIDLEVDEIFVSCETGHIGHPSLGFALDLLRKISSRRDALKKGKPVLGVSTVLTVENLHSFPYIAKEAEIAGASSIVISNLIPVRREHVKFALYENDDPPEEISRLISNSITARLHADVPNFSLKTERHCPFVLSDALAIRWDGEVSPCYRFLYTSEEHYFNRSKLVKAFSFGNVLRESLSGIWMKREYIWFRFKVSWGLFPSCTDCKFRESCHFLEEVENDCWGNLPSCADCLWWRGIAVCP
- a CDS encoding DUF1177 domain-containing protein is translated as MVETVEGDKGRTDFVRIIFPGANGKSIGGEAPTLGLIGRLGGLGARPERVGFVSDGDGALTVLSVALKLADMRLKGDYPKGDVIITTHVCPFAPTKPHDPVPFMDSPVDILTMNAYEVDAEMDAILSIDTTKGNRVINHKGFAISPTVKEGYILRVSEDLLDIMEMVTGRLPVVLPITIQDITPYGNGVYHLNSIMQPSVATKAPVVGVAITTEVPVPGCATGATHLIDVEQAARFCLEVAKRFGEGKCRFYDVDEFRRLRELYGDLSFLQRGRE